The Salinispora tropica CNB-440 genome has a window encoding:
- a CDS encoding beta-N-acetylhexosaminidase has product MHPTPATSPQQPEHRPAPATSGATGTVPATDGGTSIPTTSRPATAQPAAGELARLAAHEAGTGLAPAPVRLGDVVPAPEQVRPDPRADFTLSADTTVRVSPEPDARAVAERLADLLRPATGYRLPITEAQHPELADDIALVLVQQPDLGPEGYRLDVTPTGVRISAATAAGLHHGIQTLRQLLPATIESSTPVRAAWTLPGGSITDRPRFPYRGAMLDVARHFFGVDDVLRVIDHLTRYKLNHLHLHLTDDQGWRIAVESRPRLTTIGAHTAVGGSPGGWYTPADYQRIVAYAGERHLTVVPEIDLPGHTNAALTAYPELAPEGTTPVPYTGTDVGFSYLDPTNAQTYEFVADVLGEVAARTPGPFLHIGGDEAFAVKGAAYTGFVERAQRIVAEFGKTVVGWHQLAPAAHSEGRVLQWWGTDGVDPTTADAVRRGARLILSPGNHAYLDMKYTSDTPIGHDWAGLIDVRRAYDWDPATRVTEVPAEAVLGVEAPLWTESVTSLAEIEFMLLPRLPAIAELGWSPRATHDWAAFRTRLAGHGPRWTAAGIAFHRSPEIPWPTTPADPPTAQVAPPAPRPRTGRG; this is encoded by the coding sequence GTGCACCCCACCCCCGCCACCTCGCCGCAGCAGCCGGAGCACCGGCCCGCACCCGCGACCTCGGGCGCGACGGGCACCGTGCCGGCCACCGACGGCGGCACGAGCATCCCGACGACGTCCCGCCCAGCGACCGCCCAGCCGGCAGCGGGCGAGCTGGCCCGGCTGGCGGCCCACGAAGCAGGCACCGGACTCGCCCCCGCCCCGGTCCGGCTGGGCGACGTGGTGCCCGCACCCGAACAGGTGCGACCGGATCCCCGCGCCGACTTCACACTGTCGGCCGACACGACAGTCCGGGTCAGCCCCGAACCCGACGCGCGGGCCGTCGCCGAACGCCTCGCCGACCTGCTCCGGCCGGCCACCGGATATCGGCTCCCGATCACCGAAGCGCAGCACCCCGAGCTGGCCGACGACATCGCGCTCGTCCTCGTGCAGCAGCCCGACCTCGGCCCCGAGGGCTACCGACTCGACGTCACGCCGACCGGCGTCCGGATCAGTGCCGCCACGGCGGCCGGGCTCCACCACGGCATCCAAACCCTGCGCCAGCTCCTCCCGGCCACGATCGAGAGCAGCACTCCGGTCCGCGCCGCCTGGACGCTGCCCGGTGGATCGATCACCGACCGGCCACGCTTTCCGTACCGGGGCGCCATGCTCGACGTGGCCCGCCACTTCTTCGGGGTCGACGACGTCCTGCGGGTGATCGACCATCTCACCCGCTACAAGCTCAACCACCTGCATCTGCACCTCACCGATGACCAGGGTTGGCGGATCGCGGTCGAGTCCCGGCCGCGACTGACCACAATCGGCGCCCACACGGCGGTCGGTGGCTCCCCCGGCGGGTGGTACACCCCGGCCGACTACCAGCGGATCGTCGCGTACGCGGGCGAGCGGCACCTCACCGTCGTTCCGGAGATCGACCTGCCGGGGCACACCAACGCCGCGCTGACCGCCTACCCGGAGCTGGCCCCGGAGGGGACCACACCGGTGCCCTACACCGGCACCGATGTCGGCTTCAGCTACTTGGACCCGACCAACGCACAGACGTACGAATTCGTCGCCGACGTGCTGGGGGAGGTCGCCGCGCGCACTCCCGGGCCGTTCCTGCACATCGGCGGCGACGAGGCCTTCGCAGTAAAGGGAGCGGCGTACACCGGATTCGTCGAGCGGGCGCAACGCATCGTGGCCGAGTTCGGCAAGACGGTGGTGGGCTGGCACCAGCTGGCTCCGGCAGCCCACAGCGAGGGGCGGGTACTCCAGTGGTGGGGCACCGACGGCGTCGACCCGACGACCGCCGACGCGGTCCGCCGAGGCGCCCGGCTGATCCTCTCCCCCGGCAACCACGCGTATCTGGACATGAAGTACACCTCCGACACCCCGATCGGGCATGACTGGGCTGGCCTGATCGACGTACGGCGGGCGTACGACTGGGATCCGGCGACCCGGGTGACGGAGGTGCCGGCGGAGGCGGTGCTGGGCGTGGAGGCCCCGCTCTGGACCGAGTCGGTCACCTCGCTGGCGGAGATCGAGTTCATGCTCCTGCCCCGGCTGCCCGCCATCGCGGAGCTGGGCTGGTCACCGCGGGCCACCCACGACTGGGCGGCGTTCCGCACCCGGTTGGCCGGGCACGGACCCCGCTGGACGGCAGCCGGGATCGCCTTCCACCGCTCCCCCGAGATCCCCTGGCCAACAACGCCCGCCGACCCGCCGACGGCGCAGGTCGCGCCACCCGCGCCGCGTCCCCGTACCGGGCGGGGATAG
- a CDS encoding C39 family peptidase → MRTDILRKTALTAAGLIATGGAIAAPATAAFAAPTTQPTAQSQRDGTRVLPVDYEAQPNFYYCGPAAARNALSVQGKDIDVDAMAERMGTTEAGTDSINDITPVLNTETGTDVYRSVEISTPMADDTQTDTLREDIIRTVDDGRAVVANIAGTATDTSGDSHSFAGGHYISVTGYRDAGDQVRIADSANPNTAEYWLTTEDLADWIATRGYSTS, encoded by the coding sequence ATGCGTACCGACATCCTCCGCAAGACCGCCCTGACCGCTGCTGGCCTGATCGCCACCGGTGGCGCCATCGCCGCCCCCGCGACCGCCGCCTTCGCCGCCCCCACCACGCAGCCCACCGCGCAGAGCCAGCGCGATGGCACCCGCGTGCTCCCGGTCGACTACGAGGCCCAGCCGAACTTCTACTACTGCGGCCCCGCCGCCGCCCGCAACGCCCTGTCCGTACAGGGCAAGGACATCGACGTTGACGCGATGGCCGAGCGGATGGGCACCACCGAAGCCGGCACCGACTCCATCAACGACATCACCCCGGTGCTGAACACCGAGACCGGCACCGACGTGTACCGCAGCGTCGAGATCTCCACCCCGATGGCCGACGACACGCAGACCGACACCCTGCGCGAGGACATCATCCGCACCGTTGACGACGGCCGCGCCGTCGTGGCCAACATCGCCGGCACCGCCACCGACACCAGCGGCGACAGCCACTCCTTCGCCGGCGGCCACTACATCTCCGTCACCGGCTACCGCGACGCCGGCGACCAGGTGAGGATCGCCGACTCGGCGAACCCGAACACCGCCGAGTACTGGCTCACCACCGAAGACCTCGCGGACTGGATCGCCACCCGCGGCTACTCCACCAGCTGA
- the dusB gene encoding tRNA dihydrouridine synthase DusB, producing MTTTKAAPSRPLTIGRHQVWPPVVLAPMAGITNVGFRQLCREQGGGIYVCEMITTVALVERNPKTLRMIAFGSGESPRSLQLYGTDPDTTAAAVRIVVERDLADHIDLNFGCPVPKVTRRGGGAALPWRRRLFARLVRAAVDAASPAGVPVTVKMRKGIDDDHLTYVEAGLAAQDAGAAAVALHGRTAAQRYSGTADWDAIATLKTALDVPVLGNGDIWEADDALRMVAHTGVDGVVVGRGCLGRPWLFADLEAAFTGSPHRRLPTLGEVATTMRRHAELLVEQFTVGGRDAARGERDGCTDFRKHVAWYLKGFPVGSELRRALAMIESLAHLDDLLGKLDPAAPFPVETLGQPRGRTNSPGKVFLPNGWLDSRDDDTVPQGAELADSGG from the coding sequence GTGACCACGACGAAGGCTGCCCCGTCCCGCCCGCTGACCATCGGGCGGCACCAGGTGTGGCCGCCGGTGGTCCTGGCGCCGATGGCGGGCATCACCAACGTCGGGTTCCGTCAGCTCTGCCGGGAACAGGGCGGCGGCATCTACGTCTGCGAGATGATCACGACGGTCGCGCTGGTCGAGCGGAACCCCAAGACGCTGCGCATGATCGCCTTCGGCTCCGGGGAGTCCCCGCGTAGCCTCCAGCTCTACGGCACCGACCCCGACACCACGGCCGCCGCCGTACGCATCGTTGTGGAGCGGGACCTCGCCGACCATATCGACCTGAACTTCGGTTGCCCGGTCCCGAAGGTCACCCGCAGGGGCGGTGGCGCCGCCCTGCCGTGGCGGCGTCGGCTCTTCGCCCGGCTGGTGCGGGCCGCGGTGGACGCCGCGTCACCCGCCGGCGTGCCGGTAACGGTGAAGATGCGCAAGGGCATCGATGACGACCACCTGACGTACGTTGAGGCTGGCCTCGCCGCCCAGGATGCTGGTGCCGCGGCGGTGGCGCTGCACGGGCGTACGGCTGCCCAACGGTATTCGGGGACGGCCGACTGGGACGCCATCGCGACGCTGAAGACGGCGCTGGACGTGCCGGTGCTGGGTAACGGCGACATCTGGGAGGCGGACGACGCGCTGCGGATGGTGGCGCACACCGGAGTTGACGGGGTCGTGGTGGGGCGGGGCTGCCTGGGCCGGCCGTGGCTCTTCGCCGACCTGGAGGCTGCCTTCACCGGTTCGCCGCACCGGCGGCTGCCCACGTTGGGGGAGGTGGCCACGACCATGCGTCGGCACGCGGAGCTGTTGGTCGAGCAGTTCACTGTCGGCGGCCGCGACGCGGCGCGCGGTGAGCGGGACGGCTGCACCGACTTCCGGAAGCACGTCGCCTGGTACCTGAAGGGCTTTCCGGTCGGTAGCGAGCTGCGTCGGGCGCTCGCGATGATCGAAAGCTTGGCGCACCTCGACGACCTGCTCGGCAAGCTCGACCCGGCGGCGCCGTTCCCGGTGGAGACGCTGGGCCAGCCACGGGGTCGGACCAACTCGCCGGGCAAGGTGTTCCTGCCGAACGGATGGCTGGACAGCCGGGACGACGACACGGTTCCGCAGGGCGCGGAGTTGGCCGACTCGGGCGGCTGA
- a CDS encoding glycine--tRNA ligase: MPADRIDAIVSLAKRRGFVFPSSEIYGGTRSAWDYGPLGVELKENVRRQWWRSMVQQRDDVVGLDSAVILARDVWAASGHLDAFVDPLTECQSCHKRFRADHLEEAYEAKHGRPPASLAELNCPNCGNKGTFTEPRMFNGLMKTHLGPVESDEGLHYLRPETAQGIFVNYKNVEMVARKKPPFGIAQTGKSFRNEITPGNFIFRTREFEQMEMEFFVEPGTDEGWHEYWLAERWNWYLDLGLSERNLRRYEHPQEKLSHYSKRTVDIEYRFQFGGTEFAELEGIANRTDFDLSTHSKHSGVDLSYFDQARGERWVPYVIEPAAGLTRAVLAFLLEAYDEDEAPNTKGGVDKRTVMRFDPRLAPVKVAVLPLSRNEALSPKARKLATDLRKRWVVEFDDSQAIGRRYRRQDEIGTPYCVTVDFDTLDDDAVTVRNRDTMAQERISLDQVERYLIERLPGC; encoded by the coding sequence ATGCCCGCAGACCGTATCGACGCCATCGTCAGCCTCGCCAAGCGTCGGGGTTTCGTCTTCCCGTCCAGCGAGATCTACGGAGGTACCCGTTCGGCGTGGGACTACGGCCCGCTCGGGGTGGAGTTGAAGGAGAACGTCCGCCGGCAGTGGTGGCGCAGCATGGTCCAACAGCGTGACGACGTGGTGGGCCTCGACTCCGCGGTGATCCTGGCCCGTGATGTCTGGGCCGCCTCTGGCCACCTGGACGCGTTCGTGGACCCGCTGACCGAGTGCCAGTCCTGCCACAAGCGGTTCCGGGCCGACCACCTGGAGGAGGCGTACGAGGCCAAGCACGGTCGTCCGCCGGCCTCGTTGGCCGAACTGAACTGCCCGAACTGCGGAAACAAGGGCACCTTCACCGAGCCGCGGATGTTCAACGGTCTGATGAAGACCCACCTGGGCCCGGTGGAGAGCGACGAGGGTCTGCACTACCTGCGACCGGAGACCGCGCAGGGCATCTTCGTCAACTACAAGAATGTCGAGATGGTGGCGCGGAAGAAGCCGCCGTTCGGCATCGCCCAGACCGGCAAGTCCTTCCGCAACGAGATCACTCCGGGGAACTTCATCTTCCGGACCCGCGAGTTCGAGCAGATGGAGATGGAGTTCTTCGTCGAACCGGGCACCGACGAGGGCTGGCACGAGTACTGGCTCGCCGAGCGCTGGAACTGGTACCTCGACCTCGGCCTCAGCGAGCGCAACCTGCGCCGCTACGAGCACCCGCAGGAGAAGCTCTCCCACTACTCGAAGCGTACCGTCGACATCGAGTACCGGTTCCAGTTCGGCGGCACCGAGTTCGCGGAGTTGGAGGGCATCGCCAACCGCACCGACTTCGACCTCTCCACGCACAGCAAGCACTCCGGTGTCGACCTGTCCTACTTCGACCAGGCTCGGGGCGAGCGCTGGGTCCCGTACGTGATCGAGCCGGCGGCCGGCCTCACCCGTGCGGTGCTGGCGTTCCTGCTCGAGGCGTACGACGAGGACGAGGCGCCGAACACCAAGGGTGGAGTGGACAAGCGTACGGTGATGCGCTTCGACCCGCGGCTTGCCCCGGTGAAGGTGGCGGTGCTGCCACTGTCCCGTAACGAGGCGCTCTCGCCGAAGGCCCGGAAGCTCGCCACCGACCTGCGTAAGCGCTGGGTGGTGGAGTTCGACGACTCGCAGGCCATCGGCCGCCGTTACCGTCGGCAGGACGAGATCGGCACCCCGTACTGCGTGACGGTGGACTTCGACACTCTCGACGACGACGCGGTGACCGTGCGGAACCGGGACACGATGGCCCAGGAGCGGATTTCTCTGGACCAGGTCGAGCGGTACCTGATCGAGCGTCTCCCCGGCTGCTGA
- a CDS encoding antibiotic biosynthesis monooxygenase family protein, with the protein MLVTNRFVVEADVVGDFTARAHAALAALAARPGYLRGQLIRALDDPRHWCLLTEWESVGTYRRALGGFDVKVTAVPLLAESVDEPSAYEALATAAPGADVVVTASDRAADPYR; encoded by the coding sequence GTGTTGGTCACCAATCGGTTCGTGGTCGAGGCCGATGTCGTCGGCGACTTCACCGCGCGGGCGCACGCCGCGCTCGCGGCCCTCGCGGCCCGCCCCGGATACCTGCGCGGACAACTCATCCGCGCGCTGGACGACCCGCGCCACTGGTGCCTGCTCACCGAGTGGGAGTCGGTCGGCACGTACCGGCGAGCGCTCGGCGGCTTCGACGTCAAGGTCACCGCGGTTCCGCTGCTCGCCGAATCGGTCGACGAGCCGTCGGCCTACGAGGCCCTCGCCACCGCTGCGCCCGGTGCCGACGTGGTGGTGACGGCGAGCGATCGGGCCGCCGATCCGTACCGGTGA
- a CDS encoding metal ABC transporter substrate-binding protein — MNNRRVPRALAATSAALLTLGAAACSSDEPSDADPQRVDVVTSFYPLQFLAQQVGGDAVTVSNLVKPGAEPHSVELTPSQVGDVAGAELIVYIKGFQPQVDEAVQQNSTDRAFDVATVEPLLDAIGDGHDHDHGHEGEAGHEDEHGHEGEAGHEGEAGHEDEDEHGHEDEGGAETPAEPDHEAEPGSKDPHLWLDPTRLATVGDQLADRLAQADPEHATDYTARAKDLRGKLEQLDAEFTAGLETCQRREIVVSHTAFGYLTTRYQLEQIGISGLSPEHEPSPQRLAEVIEEAKEHQATTIFFETLVSPKVAETIASQVGAETAVLDPLEGFAADNDGDYFSVMRANLAALQTALDCA; from the coding sequence ATGAACAACCGCCGTGTTCCACGCGCCCTGGCCGCCACCTCCGCTGCCCTGCTTACCCTCGGCGCCGCCGCCTGCTCCAGTGACGAGCCTTCCGATGCCGACCCGCAGCGGGTTGACGTCGTCACCTCCTTCTATCCACTCCAGTTCCTGGCCCAGCAGGTTGGCGGTGACGCGGTCACTGTCAGCAACCTGGTCAAGCCCGGAGCCGAGCCGCACAGCGTCGAGCTGACTCCGAGCCAGGTCGGTGACGTGGCCGGGGCGGAGCTGATCGTCTACATCAAGGGCTTCCAACCGCAGGTCGACGAGGCCGTGCAGCAGAACTCGACCGACCGGGCGTTCGACGTCGCCACTGTCGAGCCGCTGCTCGACGCCATCGGAGACGGGCACGACCACGACCACGGGCACGAGGGCGAAGCCGGACACGAGGACGAGCACGGGCACGAGGGCGAAGCCGGACACGAGGGCGAAGCCGGACACGAGGACGAGGACGAGCACGGGCACGAGGACGAGGGTGGCGCCGAGACGCCGGCGGAGCCGGACCACGAGGCGGAGCCCGGCAGCAAGGACCCGCATCTGTGGCTGGACCCCACCCGGCTCGCCACCGTCGGCGACCAGCTCGCCGACCGGCTCGCCCAGGCCGACCCCGAGCACGCCACCGACTACACCGCCCGCGCGAAAGACCTCCGCGGCAAGCTGGAGCAGCTCGACGCGGAGTTCACCGCCGGTTTGGAGACCTGCCAGCGACGGGAGATCGTCGTCAGCCACACCGCCTTCGGCTACCTGACCACGCGTTACCAGCTGGAGCAGATCGGCATCTCCGGGCTGAGCCCGGAGCACGAGCCGTCACCGCAGCGGCTGGCCGAGGTCATCGAGGAGGCGAAGGAGCACCAGGCCACCACGATCTTCTTCGAGACGCTGGTCAGCCCGAAGGTCGCCGAGACCATCGCGTCCCAGGTCGGGGCCGAGACCGCGGTGCTCGACCCGCTCGAGGGATTCGCCGCCGACAACGACGGGGACTACTTCTCGGTGATGCGTGCCAACCTCGCGGCGCTACAAACCGCACTGGACTGCGCGTGA
- a CDS encoding metal ABC transporter ATP-binding protein has protein sequence MSTPVITVTRAAIGYEGRAVLRDVSLTVTAGEVVAVLGANGSGKSTLIRSVLGLVPLSSGSVELFDQPARRFRQWHRIGYVPQRLGAGGGVPASVREVVAAGRLARRGILRPPGRADRKAVATALAAVGLADRTGDPVSTLSGGQQQRVLIARALAGEPELLILDEPTAGVDAASQEAFAGALQEFVANGGTVLLVAHELGPLRPLISRAVVVHGGGIAHDGPVPEPAGHHADPAHDHVHPHGPIEPAGLWSA, from the coding sequence GTGAGCACACCCGTCATCACCGTCACGCGGGCGGCGATCGGCTATGAAGGCCGGGCCGTCCTGCGAGACGTCTCGCTGACGGTGACCGCCGGTGAGGTGGTGGCCGTTCTCGGCGCCAACGGCTCCGGCAAGTCCACCCTGATCCGGTCCGTGCTCGGGCTCGTCCCACTCAGCTCCGGCTCGGTCGAACTCTTCGACCAGCCGGCGCGGCGATTCCGTCAGTGGCACCGCATCGGGTACGTCCCACAACGCCTCGGCGCCGGCGGCGGCGTACCCGCCTCCGTCCGCGAGGTGGTCGCGGCGGGCCGACTGGCCCGCCGCGGCATCCTGCGGCCACCCGGCCGCGCGGACCGGAAGGCGGTGGCGACCGCGCTGGCGGCGGTCGGTCTCGCCGACCGGACCGGTGACCCGGTCTCCACCCTCTCCGGCGGCCAGCAGCAGCGCGTCCTCATCGCCCGGGCCCTGGCCGGCGAGCCGGAGCTGCTGATCCTCGACGAGCCGACCGCTGGCGTGGACGCGGCGAGCCAGGAGGCGTTCGCCGGAGCACTCCAGGAATTCGTCGCCAACGGCGGCACCGTCCTGCTGGTCGCACACGAGTTGGGGCCGCTGCGGCCGCTGATCTCCCGAGCCGTTGTCGTGCACGGCGGTGGAATCGCTCACGACGGCCCGGTGCCCGAGCCGGCCGGCCACCACGCCGACCCCGCCCACGACCACGTGCATCCGCACGGTCCCATCGAGCCTGCTGGTCTCTGGAGCGCGTGA
- a CDS encoding metal ABC transporter permease — protein MELFQYPYMQRALVGALVIGLAAPALGIYLVQRRLALIGDGVGHMALTGVGAGLLLNRSPVLVAVIVASLGAITVELVRARGRTSGDLALALLFYGGIAGGVMLVGLSDSTSTSLNAYLFGSLSTITPTDLTTIAVLGAAILVTMLALRPALFAICHDEEYARVSGLPVQALNLLLAVATAVTVTIAMRAVGVLLISALMVVPVAAAQQVTRGFRSTMTAAMALGLFAAGSGVYVAANADTAPGASVVLMAIAAFAVVALGGAGWRRLRRRRVITADVPAVEPHEVVLSRS, from the coding sequence ATGGAACTCTTCCAGTACCCGTACATGCAACGTGCGCTGGTCGGCGCGCTGGTCATCGGCCTGGCCGCCCCGGCGCTCGGCATCTACCTGGTGCAGCGGCGGCTGGCACTGATCGGTGACGGCGTCGGGCACATGGCGCTCACCGGCGTCGGCGCCGGCCTGCTGCTCAACCGCTCCCCGGTTCTGGTGGCGGTGATCGTGGCCAGCCTCGGCGCAATCACCGTCGAGTTGGTTCGGGCCCGCGGTCGCACCTCCGGTGACCTGGCGCTCGCCCTGCTCTTCTACGGGGGCATCGCCGGCGGCGTGATGCTCGTCGGGCTCTCCGACAGCACCAGCACGAGCCTCAACGCGTACCTCTTCGGCTCGCTCTCCACCATTACCCCCACCGACCTGACCACGATCGCGGTGCTCGGTGCGGCGATCCTGGTCACGATGCTGGCGCTACGCCCGGCGCTCTTCGCCATCTGCCACGACGAGGAGTACGCCCGGGTCTCCGGGCTGCCCGTCCAAGCCCTCAACCTGCTCCTCGCGGTCGCCACGGCGGTCACCGTCACGATCGCGATGCGTGCCGTCGGCGTCCTGCTGATCAGCGCACTGATGGTGGTGCCGGTCGCCGCCGCCCAGCAGGTCACCCGCGGCTTCCGGAGCACGATGACGGCCGCCATGGCGCTCGGCCTCTTCGCCGCCGGGTCGGGCGTGTACGTGGCGGCCAACGCCGACACCGCCCCCGGCGCGTCGGTGGTGCTGATGGCGATCGCCGCGTTCGCGGTGGTGGCGCTCGGTGGCGCGGGCTGGCGGAGGCTACGACGACGGCGGGTCATTACGGCTGATGTGCCGGCCGTGGAGCCGCACGAGGTGGTGCTGAGTCGGTCCTGA
- a CDS encoding ArsR/SmtB family transcription factor — translation MSSGSGYDAFEGASELLRALSAPIRLAIVSQLAEGERCVHELVNQLGAAQPLVSQHLRVLRGAGVVRGSRRGREIAYTLVDEHVAHIVADAVSHASEQTAAPS, via the coding sequence GTGAGCAGCGGTTCCGGCTACGACGCCTTCGAGGGTGCGAGCGAGCTGCTGCGTGCCCTCTCTGCCCCGATCCGGCTGGCCATTGTCAGCCAACTCGCCGAGGGCGAACGGTGCGTACACGAGCTGGTCAACCAGCTCGGTGCCGCGCAGCCACTGGTTTCCCAGCACCTGCGGGTGCTCCGCGGCGCCGGGGTGGTGCGGGGCTCCCGACGTGGGCGAGAGATCGCCTACACGCTGGTTGACGAACACGTCGCACACATCGTGGCGGACGCGGTCAGCCACGCCAGCGAGCAGACCGCCGCCCCCAGCTGA
- a CDS encoding alpha/beta fold hydrolase: MRIDVRGFAFDLHVGGPAAGPPVLLLHGFPQHSGVWADVVPLLHAAGLRTYALDQRGYSPGARPAAVSAYRLGELVGDAVAVLERLGIATAHVVGHDWGAAVGWAIAAEHPARVRSLTAVSVPHPGALAHALITDRSQRARSAYMRLFRREGTAEAVLLALRATGLRRMLAGAGDAERVAAYVERMRAPGALSAALNWYRAMSRGDLAAVGPVPVPTTYVWSDRDVAIGRTAAEACAAHVTGDYRFVELTGVSHWIPDRAPAPLADAIVARVRDPR; the protein is encoded by the coding sequence ATGCGCATCGATGTCCGAGGTTTCGCCTTCGATCTCCACGTCGGTGGCCCGGCGGCCGGCCCGCCGGTGCTCCTGCTGCACGGCTTCCCCCAGCACAGTGGGGTATGGGCCGACGTGGTGCCACTCCTGCACGCCGCCGGGTTGCGCACATACGCACTCGATCAGCGCGGCTATTCGCCCGGCGCCCGTCCGGCGGCGGTTTCCGCGTACCGCCTCGGTGAGCTGGTCGGCGACGCGGTGGCGGTGCTGGAGCGTCTCGGCATCGCCACCGCGCACGTGGTCGGGCATGACTGGGGCGCGGCTGTCGGCTGGGCCATCGCTGCTGAGCATCCGGCCCGGGTGCGGTCCCTGACCGCGGTCTCCGTGCCGCACCCGGGGGCCTTGGCCCACGCCCTCATCACCGACCGGTCGCAGCGGGCCCGCTCGGCGTACATGCGGCTGTTCCGGCGGGAAGGCACGGCGGAGGCGGTGCTGCTGGCGCTGCGGGCGACCGGGCTGCGCCGGATGCTGGCCGGAGCCGGCGACGCCGAGCGGGTGGCCGCGTACGTCGAGCGGATGCGCGCGCCGGGCGCGTTGAGCGCCGCCCTGAACTGGTACCGGGCGATGTCCCGCGGTGACCTGGCGGCCGTCGGGCCGGTGCCGGTGCCGACGACGTACGTCTGGAGTGACCGGGACGTCGCGATTGGCCGTACCGCCGCCGAGGCCTGCGCCGCCCACGTGACCGGTGACTACCGCTTCGTCGAGCTGACCGGGGTGAGTCACTGGATTCCGGACCGGGCACCAGCGCCGCTCGCCGACGCGATCGTGGCACGGGTTCGCGACCCGAGGTGA
- a CDS encoding ECF transporter S component has product MSKTTVTTNRWRTVDVVVAAVIAVTFGVIFWAWGLLWNVVTPAFAFLPATQAIMYGVWLIPAVLGGLVIRRPGAALFCETVAAVVSVLLGSEWGSITILQGLSQGIGAELAFAAFRYRSFRRPTALLAGALTGLGAAVFDFFVWNGEYALGSYRIPYALLTIASATAIAGVGAWSLTRALAKTGVLDRFPAGRERTTI; this is encoded by the coding sequence ATGAGCAAAACCACCGTAACGACCAACCGCTGGCGCACCGTCGATGTCGTGGTCGCCGCCGTCATCGCCGTCACCTTCGGCGTCATCTTCTGGGCATGGGGACTGCTCTGGAACGTCGTCACCCCGGCGTTCGCCTTCCTCCCGGCGACACAGGCCATCATGTACGGCGTCTGGCTGATCCCGGCGGTACTCGGCGGCCTGGTGATCCGCCGCCCCGGCGCGGCGCTGTTCTGCGAGACGGTGGCCGCGGTGGTGTCCGTGCTGCTCGGCTCCGAGTGGGGCAGCATCACCATCCTCCAGGGCCTGTCCCAGGGAATCGGCGCCGAACTGGCCTTCGCGGCCTTCCGCTACCGCTCCTTCCGGCGGCCCACGGCGCTGCTCGCGGGTGCCCTGACCGGTCTCGGCGCGGCCGTCTTCGACTTCTTCGTCTGGAACGGCGAATACGCGCTGGGCAGCTACCGGATCCCGTACGCGCTGCTGACGATCGCCAGTGCCACCGCCATCGCCGGAGTCGGCGCCTGGAGCCTGACCCGCGCCCTGGCCAAGACGGGCGTGCTGGACCGGTTCCCCGCCGGCCGCGAACGAACCACCATCTGA